The Panicum hallii strain FIL2 chromosome 9, PHallii_v3.1, whole genome shotgun sequence genome has a window encoding:
- the LOC112873614 gene encoding uncharacterized protein LOC112873614 has translation MAIPIANISAVVAGAIDAARAVATEMLPAAVTRDAAVEAARASAAWLVAHLWAWLAAARAAAADSLPTGAAAAAAAAEAARTVAGSAAEASGPWVHAAARLLRGAYGWLAAAAVEKLPNVAAERFVGGAVEWLARGRVAAACAALALLAVAFLGGAACALTCRTMKGPGLGGARVPRAVFEASPKRYYAAVRSARKARRAAGGAGAGCGRLLQAGLVVALLAYLAGKVLH, from the coding sequence ATGGCCATccccatcgccaacatctcggccGTCGTCGCGGGTGCGATCGATGCGGCCAGGGCCGTGGCCACCGAGATGCTCCCGGCGGCCGTCACGAGGGACGCCGCAGTCGAGGCGGCCAGAGCCTCGGCCGCGTGGCTCGTGGCCCACCTCTGGGCCTGGCTCGCCGCGgcgcgggccgccgccgccgacagcCTCCcgaccggcgccgccgcggcggcggcggcggcggaggcggcgaggacCGTCGCGGGCTCCGCGGCCGAAGCCTCGGGGCCGTGGGTccacgcggcggcgcggctcctgCGCGGCGCCTACGGCTGGctggccgccgcggccgtcgaGAAGCTCCCCAACGTCGCGGCCGAGAGGTTCGTGGGCGGCGCCGTGGAGTggctcgcgcgcggccgcgTCGCCGCGGCGTGCGCGGCGCTGGCGCTCCTGGCGGTGGCCTTCCTCGGCGGCGCCGCGTGCGCGCTCACCTGCCGGACCATGAAGGGGCCCGggctcggcggcgcgcgcgtgcccCGCGCCGTGTTCGAGGCCAGCCCCAAGCGCTACTACGCCGCCGTGCGGAGTGCGCGGAAGGCGCGGCGGGCCGCCGGCGGGGCTGGAGCCGGATGCGGGAGGCTGCTTCAGGCCGGGCTTGT